One part of the Streptomyces sp. NBC_01264 genome encodes these proteins:
- a CDS encoding IS256 family transposase has product MLSVVNEDGTTESGISLIDEIVREGARRMLAAALEAEVEQYIAELAGQHDERGRRLVVRNGRHRPRSVTTAAGPVEVAAPRVNDKRVDAGTGERERFSSKILAPWCRKSPKVSEVLPLLYLHGLSSGDFVPALEQFLGGTAGLSPATVTRLTKQWTADHAVFQRRDLAETDYVYVWADGIHPKIRLSQTHSCLLVLMGVRVDGTKELIAIAEGLRESTESWADLLRDCRRRGMRDPVLVTGDGAMGLWRALAEVFPAARHQRCWVHKTRNVMNALPKSAQPGARKALQEIYNAEDRTHAQKAVTAFEKTYGAKWPKAVKKITGEVDELLAFYDFPAEHWIHLRTTNPIESTFSTVKLRTKVTRGAGSPTAALAMVFKLVESAQARWRAVTAPHLVALVRAGNRFENGHLVDQDETLAA; this is encoded by the coding sequence GTGCTCAGCGTAGTCAACGAAGACGGCACCACCGAGTCTGGTATCTCTCTGATCGACGAGATCGTCCGGGAGGGCGCCCGGCGGATGCTCGCGGCAGCCCTGGAGGCCGAGGTCGAGCAGTACATAGCCGAGCTCGCTGGCCAGCACGACGAGCGGGGCCGGAGGCTGGTGGTCCGCAACGGCCGTCACCGGCCCCGGTCGGTGACCACGGCCGCGGGACCGGTCGAGGTGGCCGCGCCGCGTGTGAACGACAAACGAGTCGACGCTGGGACCGGCGAGCGGGAACGGTTCTCCTCGAAGATCCTCGCGCCGTGGTGCCGGAAGTCCCCGAAGGTCAGCGAGGTCCTGCCCCTGCTCTACCTCCACGGCCTGTCCTCGGGTGACTTCGTGCCCGCACTCGAGCAGTTCCTCGGCGGCACGGCCGGCCTGTCACCGGCGACGGTGACCCGGCTGACGAAGCAGTGGACAGCAGATCATGCCGTCTTCCAGCGCCGTGACCTGGCGGAAACCGATTACGTCTATGTGTGGGCCGACGGCATCCACCCCAAGATCCGTCTGTCCCAGACCCATTCGTGCCTGCTGGTCTTGATGGGCGTCCGCGTCGACGGCACCAAGGAGCTGATCGCGATCGCCGAGGGGCTGAGGGAGTCCACCGAGTCCTGGGCGGATCTGCTGCGGGACTGCCGCCGGCGCGGCATGCGCGACCCGGTCCTGGTCACCGGCGACGGGGCAATGGGGCTGTGGCGGGCCCTGGCGGAGGTGTTCCCCGCCGCCCGCCATCAGAGGTGCTGGGTTCACAAAACCCGCAATGTCATGAACGCGCTGCCGAAATCCGCGCAGCCCGGCGCGAGGAAAGCCCTCCAGGAAATCTACAACGCCGAGGACCGCACCCACGCCCAGAAGGCGGTCACCGCGTTCGAGAAGACGTACGGGGCGAAGTGGCCGAAGGCGGTGAAGAAGATCACCGGCGAGGTCGACGAGCTGCTGGCGTTCTACGACTTCCCCGCCGAGCACTGGATCCACCTGCGGACCACGAACCCCATCGAATCAACGTTCTCCACAGTCAAGCTCCGGACCAAGGTCACCCGCGGCGCCGGCAGCCCCACCGCCGCCCTCGCCATGGTCTTCAAGCTCGTGGAATCCGCCCAGGCCCGCTGGCGCGCGGTCACCGCACCCCACCTCGTCGCCCTCGTCCGAGCCGGCAACCG
- a CDS encoding IS5 family transposase, with product MPRGTPPQADPQVPSIARGRLPHPGEKGGADTGPSPVDRRKTGSKHHLICDGRGTPLKVITTAANVNDVTQTLALVDGIPPVAGRPGRPRRRPEALLGDKGYDSNPNRDELRKRRILPVISRKGSPNIKGMGKLRFVVEQTFALLHQFKRLAVRWERRTELHNAFVSLACSLICWRRLNKPNS from the coding sequence ATCCCACGAGGCACCCCGCCCCAGGCCGATCCACAGGTTCCGAGCATTGCTCGTGGACGGCTCCCACATCCGGGCGAAAAAGGGGGAGCTGACACCGGTCCGTCGCCGGTCGACCGGCGGAAGACGGGCAGCAAGCACCACCTGATCTGCGACGGACGCGGCACTCCGCTCAAAGTCATCACGACTGCGGCGAACGTCAACGACGTCACTCAGACTCTCGCCCTGGTCGATGGCATCCCACCGGTGGCAGGTCGTCCCGGCCGGCCCCGCCGACGTCCCGAGGCTCTGCTCGGGGACAAGGGTTACGACTCCAATCCCAACCGCGATGAGCTGCGCAAACGCCGGATCCTGCCCGTCATCTCCCGCAAGGGATCCCCGAACATCAAGGGCATGGGCAAGCTCCGCTTCGTCGTGGAGCAGACCTTCGCACTGCTCCACCAGTTCAAACGACTCGCCGTTCGATGGGAACGCCGCACCGAGCTCCACAACGCCTTCGTGTCCCTCGCCTGCAGCCTCATCTGCTGGCGACGCCTCAACAAGCCCAACTCATGA